The Eubacteriaceae bacterium Marseille-Q4139 genome has a window encoding:
- the gap gene encoding type I glyceraldehyde-3-phosphate dehydrogenase gives MAVKVAINGFGRIGRLAFRQMFQAEGYEVVAINDLTNPAMLAHLLKYDSSQGRYALADTVSAGEDSITVNGQTIKIYAEADASKLPWGEIGVDVVLECTGFYTSKTKAEAHIKAGAKKVVISAPAGNDLPTIVFSVNENTLTKEDTIISAASCTTNCLAPMAKALNDYAPIQSGIMSTIHAYTGDQMVLDGPHRKGDFRRARAAAVNIVPNSTGAAKAIGLVIPELNGKLIGSAQRVPVPTGSTTILVAVVKGKDVTKEGINAAMKAAASASFGYNEEEIVSSDVIGMTYGSLFDATQTMVSKVDEDTYQVQVVSWYDNENSYTSQMVRTIKYFAELG, from the coding sequence ATGGCAGTTAAGGTAGCAATTAACGGTTTCGGACGTATCGGACGTCTCGCTTTCAGACAGATGTTCCAGGCAGAGGGCTATGAGGTAGTGGCAATCAACGACCTTACCAATCCGGCCATGTTAGCCCATCTTTTAAAGTATGACTCTTCCCAGGGCAGATACGCTCTTGCAGATACCGTATCCGCAGGTGAGGATTCCATCACCGTAAACGGACAGACCATCAAGATCTACGCAGAGGCAGACGCTTCCAAGCTTCCGTGGGGCGAGATCGGCGTAGACGTTGTTTTAGAGTGTACAGGCTTCTATACCTCCAAGACAAAGGCTGAGGCTCACATCAAAGCCGGCGCCAAGAAGGTTGTTATTTCCGCTCCGGCAGGAAATGACCTTCCGACTATCGTATTCAGCGTAAATGAGAACACCCTGACAAAAGAGGACACCATCATTTCCGCTGCTTCCTGTACGACAAACTGCCTGGCTCCGATGGCAAAGGCATTAAATGACTATGCCCCGATCCAGTCCGGCATCATGTCCACGATCCACGCTTACACCGGCGACCAGATGGTTTTAGACGGCCCGCACAGAAAAGGCGACTTCAGACGTGCCCGCGCTGCCGCTGTCAATATCGTTCCCAACTCCACAGGCGCTGCCAAGGCTATCGGCCTTGTTATTCCGGAGTTAAACGGCAAGTTAATCGGCTCCGCACAGCGTGTTCCGGTTCCGACCGGCTCCACCACGATCCTTGTTGCCGTTGTTAAGGGCAAGGACGTTACGAAGGAAGGCATCAACGCCGCTATGAAGGCAGCCGCTTCCGCTTCCTTTGGCTACAATGAGGAAGAGATCGTTTCCTCCGACGTCATCGGAATGACCTACGGCTCCTTATTCGATGCAACCCAGACCATGGTTTCCAAGGTTGACGAGGACACCTATCAGGTACAGGTTGTTTCCTGGTACGACAACGAGAACTCCTACACAAGCCAGATGGTACGCACCATCAAATACTTTGCAGAGTTAGGTTAA
- a CDS encoding DNA-binding protein: MEYQRFGNTMFVRIDRGEEILEEMKKAAEAEHVKLATVSALGALSSMAVGVYDVEKKQYFGNEFSGALEIVSLTGTITTMNGEYYSHIHLAAADDKGNVFGGHMNKGIVSATCEMVITVIDGTVEREKDDVTGLNLFKFL; the protein is encoded by the coding sequence ATGGAGTATCAAAGATTTGGAAATACGATGTTCGTGCGGATTGACCGGGGAGAGGAAATTTTAGAGGAAATGAAAAAGGCGGCCGAGGCGGAACATGTGAAGCTGGCGACGGTGAGCGCCCTGGGCGCTTTAAGCTCCATGGCTGTCGGCGTCTATGACGTGGAGAAAAAGCAGTATTTCGGGAACGAGTTTTCCGGGGCCCTTGAGATTGTGTCCTTAACAGGCACCATCACCACCATGAACGGCGAATATTACAGCCACATCCATCTGGCGGCCGCAGACGATAAGGGGAACGTGTTCGGCGGCCACATGAACAAGGGGATTGTGAGCGCCACCTGCGAGATGGTGATTACGGTCATTGACGGCACCGTGGAGAGGGAAAAGGACGATGTGACCGGGCTTAATCTTTTTAAATTTTTGTAG
- a CDS encoding GHKL domain-containing protein, with amino-acid sequence MLQKIRSLSLEKQIFFGFLSISLSLLTLSLGVTLTFALTRQKRELDKNISSIAAYVASMEQVTAMLKDGYPYPAAIRELDAIHQYFPDINVLAVYDANGLRFYHTNRQESGETYVEGEQDDILAGSEPYITTGFGTRGTQRRAFHAVTDQDGTIVGFVIASVFTSYISEQARMLLLPYALILCAMIPVSVLLSHGIVRLLQSSLMGHQPEELLDLYLKQSDVLNTLEEGLIAADREGKILFANHAARRIFPENTRLRGRLITELFPAAAAGSVLRTGEASYHMPHTLYGHPLFVSEIPIENSGNIQGSLMILNDRTEMEALSDELSGAKSMLDTLRAFNHEFLNKLHVILGYLQTGETEKAISFIVNSNLVSSQAVRQTADCLRESNICALVIGKMMHAAELGILLSVSHDSRCAEKDLLMPVNSYITILGNLLENAIEELSACQKEVREITLGVYISPGCSIITCEDTGRGIPPELLEHIYEKGVSSKGAGRGTGLFLIHQIIEEYGGEISIDTEEGEGTFFTLTFVRKENDSCITS; translated from the coding sequence ATGCTTCAGAAAATCCGAAGCCTTTCCCTTGAAAAACAGATTTTTTTCGGCTTTCTCTCCATCTCCCTATCGCTCCTCACCCTTTCCCTCGGCGTGACCCTGACCTTTGCACTGACGCGTCAGAAGCGTGAGCTTGACAAAAACATCAGCAGCATCGCTGCGTACGTGGCCTCCATGGAACAGGTGACGGCCATGTTAAAGGACGGCTATCCCTATCCGGCGGCCATCCGGGAGCTGGACGCCATCCATCAGTATTTCCCCGACATCAACGTGTTAGCCGTCTACGATGCCAACGGCCTTCGTTTTTACCATACGAACCGGCAGGAAAGCGGTGAAACCTACGTGGAGGGCGAACAGGATGACATTCTGGCCGGAAGCGAGCCCTACATTACCACAGGCTTCGGCACCCGGGGCACACAGCGCCGGGCCTTCCATGCCGTCACCGACCAGGACGGTACTATCGTGGGCTTCGTCATCGCCTCCGTCTTTACTTCCTATATCTCAGAACAGGCCAGGATGCTGCTTCTCCCCTACGCGCTGATTCTCTGCGCCATGATCCCGGTCAGCGTCCTTTTGTCCCATGGTATCGTCCGGCTCCTCCAGTCCTCGCTCATGGGCCATCAGCCGGAAGAGCTTCTCGATTTGTACTTAAAGCAGAGCGACGTCTTAAATACCCTGGAGGAAGGCCTGATTGCCGCGGACCGGGAGGGAAAAATCCTTTTTGCGAACCATGCGGCAAGGCGGATTTTCCCGGAAAATACCAGGCTCCGCGGGCGGCTGATTACCGAGCTTTTCCCGGCTGCGGCGGCCGGCTCTGTCCTCCGCACCGGCGAGGCTTCCTACCACATGCCTCATACACTCTACGGGCACCCGCTCTTTGTCAGCGAAATCCCCATTGAAAACTCGGGCAACATCCAGGGAAGCCTCATGATTTTAAACGACAGGACGGAGATGGAAGCCCTGTCCGACGAGCTTTCCGGGGCAAAGAGCATGCTGGACACCCTGCGGGCCTTCAACCATGAATTTCTCAATAAGCTCCATGTGATTCTCGGCTATCTCCAGACCGGTGAGACAGAAAAAGCCATTTCCTTCATTGTAAACAGCAACCTGGTTTCCAGCCAGGCTGTCCGCCAGACGGCCGACTGTCTCAGGGAATCCAATATCTGCGCCCTCGTCATCGGGAAGATGATGCATGCGGCGGAGCTTGGGATCCTGCTTTCTGTAAGCCATGACAGCCGCTGCGCCGAAAAGGATCTGCTGATGCCTGTCAATTCCTACATCACAATCCTGGGAAACCTCTTAGAAAATGCCATCGAAGAGCTTTCCGCCTGCCAGAAAGAGGTGCGCGAAATCACCCTCGGCGTCTACATAAGCCCCGGGTGCAGCATCATCACCTGCGAGGACACGGGGCGCGGCATCCCGCCGGAGCTTCTTGAACATATCTATGAAAAAGGCGTTTCCTCCAAAGGCGCCGGGCGCGGCACCGGCCTGTTCCTGATCCATCAGATCATTGAGGAATACGGCGGGGAAATCTCCATTGACACCGAAGAAGGCGAAGGCACCTTCTTCACCCTCACATTCGTCAGGAAGGAGAACGATTCATGTATCACGTCATAA
- the lysS gene encoding lysine--tRNA ligase, producing MAEQQNQKGNHQEPDLNQLLKVRREKLAELQADGRDPFQITKYDVTAHSMDIKEQYAEFEGKEVSIAGRMMSKRVMGKASFCNVQDLKGNIQCYVSRDDLGEDAYKDFKKLDIGDIVGIRGIVFTTKMGEISVHAHSVTLLSKSLQILPEKYHGLTNTDVRYRQRYTDLIMNEDVKKTFVMRSRIISCIRRYLDGLGFLEVETPMLVANAGGAAARPFSTHYNALDEDVKLRISLELYLKRLIVGGMERVYEIGRVFRNEGLDTRHNPEFTLMELYQAYTDYHGMMDLTENMFRHVAMEVCKTTEIPYADAVIDLGKPFERLTMVDAIKKYTGIDFDEVKTTEEAKKLADEKGVKYEKRHVRGDIINLFFEEFVEEHLIQPTFIMDHPVEVSPLTKRKPDKPEYVERFELFIYGREMCNAYSELNDPIDQRERFKAQEAALAAGDEEANTTDEDFMNALEIGMPPTGGIGYGIDRLVMLLTNSPAIRDVLLFPTMKSLDAKKSDGKAEKAVAETASATPAPAASVSASGVQLDLSKVKIEPLFEDFVDFETFAKSDFRVVKIEACEAVPKSKKLLKFTLNDGSDRKRTILSGIHEYYEPEELVGKTCVAITNLPTRVMMGVPSEGMLISAVYEYDGREGLNLLMLDDVIPAGAKLY from the coding sequence GTGGCAGAACAGCAGAATCAGAAGGGAAATCATCAGGAGCCGGACTTAAACCAGCTCCTTAAGGTGCGCCGTGAAAAGCTGGCGGAGCTCCAGGCTGACGGCCGGGATCCGTTTCAGATCACGAAGTATGATGTGACGGCGCACAGCATGGACATCAAGGAGCAGTATGCGGAGTTTGAGGGAAAAGAAGTTTCCATCGCAGGCCGCATGATGTCCAAACGTGTCATGGGAAAGGCATCTTTCTGCAATGTGCAGGATTTAAAGGGAAATATCCAGTGCTATGTTTCCAGGGATGACCTGGGTGAAGATGCCTATAAGGATTTTAAGAAGTTAGATATCGGCGATATCGTTGGAATCCGCGGCATCGTGTTCACGACGAAGATGGGCGAGATCTCTGTCCATGCCCATTCCGTGACCCTGCTTTCCAAGAGCCTTCAGATTCTGCCGGAGAAATACCACGGCCTTACGAATACGGATGTGCGCTACCGCCAGAGATATACGGATTTAATCATGAATGAGGACGTGAAGAAGACCTTCGTCATGCGTTCCAGGATCATCAGCTGCATCCGCAGGTACCTGGACGGCCTGGGATTTTTGGAGGTGGAGACGCCGATGCTCGTGGCAAATGCAGGCGGCGCGGCGGCGAGGCCATTCTCGACTCACTACAATGCGCTGGACGAGGATGTGAAGCTGCGCATTTCTCTGGAGCTTTACTTAAAGAGGCTGATTGTCGGCGGTATGGAGCGGGTCTATGAGATCGGGCGCGTGTTCCGCAACGAAGGCCTCGACACGAGACATAATCCGGAGTTTACGCTGATGGAGTTATACCAGGCGTACACCGACTACCACGGCATGATGGATCTGACGGAGAACATGTTCCGCCATGTTGCCATGGAGGTCTGCAAGACGACGGAAATTCCTTACGCCGATGCGGTGATCGACCTTGGAAAGCCTTTCGAGCGGCTTACCATGGTGGACGCCATCAAGAAATATACGGGCATCGACTTTGACGAGGTTAAGACGACCGAGGAAGCGAAGAAGTTAGCTGATGAAAAGGGCGTCAAGTATGAGAAGCGCCATGTCCGCGGCGATATTATCAACCTGTTCTTCGAGGAGTTCGTGGAAGAGCACCTGATCCAGCCGACGTTTATCATGGATCACCCGGTGGAGGTTTCCCCGCTCACGAAGAGGAAGCCGGATAAGCCGGAGTACGTGGAGCGGTTCGAGCTTTTCATCTACGGCCGTGAGATGTGCAACGCTTATTCCGAGTTAAACGATCCGATTGACCAGAGAGAGCGTTTTAAGGCCCAGGAGGCAGCCCTCGCCGCAGGTGATGAGGAAGCAAATACGACGGATGAGGACTTCATGAACGCCCTGGAGATCGGCATGCCTCCGACTGGCGGGATTGGGTATGGGATTGACCGGCTTGTGATGCTGCTTACAAATTCGCCGGCGATCCGGGATGTATTGCTGTTTCCGACAATGAAGTCGTTGGACGCGAAGAAGAGCGATGGGAAGGCGGAAAAAGCAGTGGCAGAAACGGCTTCCGCAACGCCGGCGCCGGCCGCAAGCGTGTCCGCGTCAGGCGTACAGCTTGACCTTTCCAAGGTGAAGATCGAGCCGTTGTTTGAAGACTTTGTGGATTTTGAGACCTTTGCCAAGTCGGATTTCCGCGTGGTGAAGATCGAAGCCTGCGAGGCCGTTCCGAAGTCCAAAAAGCTTCTTAAGTTTACGTTAAACGACGGAAGCGACAGGAAACGGACGATTTTAAGCGGTATCCATGAGTATTACGAGCCGGAGGAGCTGGTTGGGAAGACCTGCGTGGCGATTACCAACCTGCCGACGCGAGTGATGATGGGAGTGCCGTCTGAAGGAATGCTGATTTCCGCCGTGTACGAGTATGACGGACGGGAAGGACTGAATCTGCTGATGTTAGATGATGTGATTCCGGCGGGGGCGAAGCTTTATTAG
- a CDS encoding UDP-N-acetylenolpyruvoylglucosamine reductase encodes MTTLRKNAMDLLEQMPEDKLYFIVQIMQGVKGLYGTEKQAAKDQAFEMLEGIRKKVPELDYDKELENYREEKYGISDIS; translated from the coding sequence ATGACGACACTTAGAAAGAATGCGATGGATTTGCTGGAACAGATGCCGGAAGACAAATTGTATTTTATCGTACAGATTATGCAGGGCGTAAAGGGACTTTATGGAACAGAGAAGCAGGCTGCGAAAGACCAGGCGTTTGAAATGCTGGAAGGTATCAGAAAAAAGGTTCCTGAACTTGATTATGATAAGGAATTAGAAAATTACAGGGAGGAAAAGTATGGGATTTCGGATATTAGTTGA
- the greA gene encoding transcription elongation factor GreA: MADKKHILTYAGLKKYEEELQDLKVNRRKEVAQKIKEAREQGDLSENAEYDAAKDEQRDIEARIEELEKLLKNAEVVVEDEIELDKISIGCQVKVYDLEFDEEIEFRLVGSTEANSLQNKISNESPVGHALLGRKVGDVVDVETQAGVIQYRVLDIKRVD; the protein is encoded by the coding sequence ATGGCAGATAAGAAGCATATTTTGACTTACGCAGGACTTAAAAAGTACGAAGAAGAACTTCAGGATCTGAAGGTAAACCGCCGTAAGGAAGTTGCCCAGAAAATCAAGGAAGCGAGAGAGCAGGGCGACTTATCCGAGAACGCAGAGTATGACGCTGCGAAAGATGAACAGAGAGATATCGAGGCCAGGATTGAGGAGCTGGAGAAGCTTCTTAAGAACGCCGAGGTTGTAGTAGAGGATGAAATTGAGTTAGACAAGATCAGCATCGGCTGCCAGGTGAAGGTATATGACCTGGAATTTGATGAGGAGATCGAGTTCCGTCTCGTGGGTTCCACGGAGGCCAACAGCCTTCAGAACAAGATTTCCAACGAGTCCCCGGTGGGCCATGCGCTGCTTGGCAGAAAGGTCGGAGACGTTGTGGACGTGGAGACCCAGGCAGGCGTGATCCAGTACCGGGTTCTGGATATCAAGAGAGTCGACTAA
- a CDS encoding type II toxin-antitoxin system Phd/YefM family antitoxin: MKFYMDRVNDDYETLVVTRKDNRNVVMMSEEAYNNLMENLYVMGSQANYDWLMESKEQLEKGMASIHSLVEADVDE; this comes from the coding sequence ATGAAGTTCTACATGGATCGTGTGAACGATGATTATGAAACTCTGGTCGTTACAAGAAAGGATAATCGGAATGTTGTCATGATGTCGGAAGAAGCCTACAATAATTTGATGGAAAACCTTTATGTGATGGGAAGTCAGGCAAATTATGACTGGCTCATGGAGTCGAAAGAACAGTTGGAAAAAGGAATGGCATCCATTCACAGCTTGGTTGAGGCAGACGTGGATGAATAA
- the tpiA gene encoding triose-phosphate isomerase yields MARRKIIAGNWKMNMTPSEAVALAETLKPLVATEEADVVFCVPAIDIIPVAEAVKGTNIAVGAENMYFEEKGAYTGEISPNMLTDAGVKYVILGHSERREYFAETDETVNKKVLKAFEHGLIPIICCGETLTQREQGITIDWVRKQVKIAFQNVTADQAKQAVIAYEPIWAIGTGKTATTAQAEEVCGAIRACIGEIYDEATKEAIRIQYGGSVNAGNAAELFAEPDIDGGLVGGASLKAEFGNIVNYNK; encoded by the coding sequence ATGGCAAGAAGGAAAATCATTGCAGGAAACTGGAAAATGAACATGACGCCGAGCGAGGCCGTGGCTCTGGCTGAGACCTTAAAGCCGCTTGTGGCGACAGAAGAGGCCGACGTAGTCTTCTGCGTGCCGGCCATCGACATCATTCCGGTGGCAGAGGCTGTAAAGGGCACCAACATCGCCGTTGGCGCGGAGAACATGTATTTTGAGGAAAAGGGCGCTTATACGGGCGAAATTTCCCCGAACATGCTGACAGATGCCGGCGTAAAATATGTGATCCTTGGCCATTCCGAGAGACGTGAGTATTTCGCGGAGACTGACGAGACGGTCAACAAGAAGGTTTTAAAGGCCTTCGAGCACGGCCTGATCCCGATCATCTGCTGCGGCGAGACTCTGACCCAGAGGGAACAGGGCATCACCATCGACTGGGTGCGCAAGCAGGTGAAGATTGCCTTCCAGAACGTGACGGCAGACCAGGCAAAGCAGGCGGTCATCGCCTACGAGCCGATCTGGGCCATCGGAACAGGAAAGACTGCCACGACGGCGCAGGCAGAGGAAGTCTGCGGCGCCATCCGTGCCTGCATCGGCGAGATCTACGATGAAGCCACGAAGGAAGCCATCCGCATCCAGTACGGCGGCTCCGTAAACGCAGGCAATGCGGCCGAACTGTTCGCTGAGCCGGACATCGACGGCGGCCTTGTGGGCGGCGCGTCCTTAAAGGCTGAGTTCGGAAATATCGTCAATTATAATAAGTAA
- a CDS encoding phosphoglycerate kinase produces the protein MLNKKSVDDINVKGKRVLVRCDFNVPLKEGKITDENRLVAALPTIKKLVNDGGKIILCSHLGKPKGEPKPELSLAPVAKRLSELLGQEVKFAADNEVVGPNAKAAVEAMKDGDVILLENTRYRAEETKNGEAFSKDLASLCDVFVNDAFGTAHRAHCSNVGVTQFVDTSVVGYLMQKEIDFLGNAVENPVRPFVAILGGAKVADKLNVISNLLEKCDTLIIGGGMAYTFLKAQGKEVGTSLVDETKLDYCKEMIAKAESLGKKLLLPVDTAVVAEFPNPIDAPVDAKYVSVDAMPADMMGVDIGPETCALYVDAVKNAKTVVWNGPMGIFENPTLAAGTIAVAKALAETDATTVIGGGDSAAAVNQLGFGDKMTHISTGGGASLEFLEGKELPGVAAANDK, from the coding sequence ATGTTAAATAAGAAATCCGTTGACGATATCAATGTAAAGGGAAAACGCGTGCTGGTGCGCTGCGACTTCAACGTACCGTTAAAGGAGGGAAAGATCACCGACGAGAACCGTCTCGTGGCTGCCCTTCCGACCATTAAAAAATTAGTAAACGACGGCGGAAAGATCATCCTCTGCTCCCACCTTGGAAAGCCGAAGGGAGAGCCGAAGCCGGAGCTTTCCCTGGCGCCTGTTGCAAAGAGGCTTTCCGAGCTTCTCGGCCAGGAAGTGAAGTTTGCGGCTGACAACGAGGTAGTCGGCCCCAACGCGAAGGCAGCCGTTGAGGCTATGAAGGACGGCGACGTGATCCTTCTTGAGAACACCCGCTACCGCGCCGAGGAGACGAAGAACGGCGAGGCCTTCAGCAAAGACCTGGCTTCCCTCTGCGACGTATTTGTAAACGATGCCTTCGGTACGGCACACCGTGCCCACTGCTCCAACGTAGGCGTGACCCAGTTCGTAGACACCTCCGTTGTGGGCTACTTAATGCAGAAAGAAATCGACTTCCTCGGAAACGCCGTGGAGAACCCGGTCCGCCCGTTCGTTGCCATCTTAGGCGGCGCAAAGGTAGCCGATAAGTTAAACGTCATTTCCAACCTGCTGGAAAAATGCGACACTTTAATCATCGGCGGCGGCATGGCCTACACCTTCTTAAAGGCACAGGGCAAGGAAGTCGGAACCTCCCTGGTGGACGAAACCAAGCTTGACTACTGCAAGGAAATGATTGCAAAGGCAGAGAGCCTCGGAAAGAAGCTGCTTCTTCCGGTGGACACGGCCGTTGTTGCCGAGTTCCCGAACCCCATCGACGCTCCTGTCGATGCGAAGTACGTTTCCGTTGACGCCATGCCGGCAGACATGATGGGCGTTGATATCGGGCCGGAAACATGCGCCCTTTATGTGGATGCCGTGAAGAACGCGAAGACGGTCGTCTGGAACGGGCCTATGGGTATCTTCGAGAACCCGACGTTAGCAGCCGGCACCATCGCCGTTGCAAAGGCTCTCGCTGAGACGGATGCCACGACGGTTATCGGCGGCGGTGACTCCGCAGCAGCCGTGAACCAGCTTGGCTTCGGCGACAAGATGACGCATATTTCCACCGGCGGCGGCGCTTCCCTTGAGTTCTTAGAGGGCAAGGAGCTTCCGGGCGTGGCAGCAGCCAACGACAAATAG
- a CDS encoding response regulator, with protein MYHVIIIEDDPMVAAINRQYTEVCPSFRVDKVFKNGTEALEYLKKHTADLIILDYYTPLMNGAEFIDRLHGMGQAPSIIMVTSANDTDIVRSLISRGVIDYLVKPFEFSRFKAALDKFSDTMEYLEKKQAHLNQDSIDQLLAHPAGAQNAPARLAKGLNESTLALIQSFLKEHRDSYFTSEQIAEQIHLSRITIRRYVNYMVDTGEIISIIDYNTGGRPSIRYRYGEG; from the coding sequence ATGTATCACGTCATAATCATCGAGGACGACCCGATGGTGGCCGCCATCAACCGCCAGTACACGGAGGTCTGTCCGTCGTTCCGCGTCGACAAGGTCTTTAAAAACGGCACGGAAGCCCTGGAATATTTGAAAAAGCACACGGCTGACCTGATCATCCTGGACTATTACACGCCGCTCATGAACGGCGCTGAGTTCATCGACCGCCTTCACGGCATGGGACAGGCCCCGTCCATCATCATGGTGACTTCCGCCAACGACACGGACATCGTCCGCTCCCTTATCAGCCGCGGCGTCATCGACTATCTCGTAAAGCCCTTTGAATTTTCCAGATTCAAGGCGGCCCTCGACAAGTTTTCCGACACCATGGAATATCTGGAAAAGAAACAGGCGCACTTAAACCAGGATTCCATTGACCAGCTCCTGGCCCATCCTGCCGGCGCCCAGAATGCGCCTGCGCGCCTCGCAAAGGGCTTAAACGAATCGACCCTGGCCCTGATCCAGAGCTTTTTAAAGGAACACCGGGACTCCTATTTTACAAGCGAGCAGATCGCCGAACAGATCCACCTGTCCCGGATCACCATCCGCCGCTACGTCAACTATATGGTAGACACCGGCGAAATCATCAGCATCATCGACTACAACACCGGCGGCCGTCCCTCGATCCGCTACCGGTACGGCGAGGGCTGA
- a CDS encoding sodium:glutamate symporter, translating to MENIISYFGTFTPAADGAIASFKFEYLCTLGFAAIVIFCGRAIVARSAALRKYAIPAPVVSGIIFSIIISIIKASGTLSITFDATLMKDLTQNIFFLCVGFGFSAKMLRHAGGKLCVMIALAACILITCQNILGIAIAQVIGMNPLLALQCSSASMSGGVGTASAFGPIFEEWGAANATSVGVAAGTLGNVMGSLIGGPVAAFLIAKHGLKSDPNDKPEAQATGKVIELNNTNMIMMFAMTLLIAALGMPIYCLLDNIPMIEMPKFIGCLFAGAIARNVMEAAGIKFYVPEVEAIEHMFLELYLALVLMTTDFVALAPLAGQMGIILLAQAIFIAIFGIFVSFNMFGRDYGAAVMTAGNIGWGCGSGSNAVANEKALMDQYGWHTIAWVLYPSFAVIIDDIYNPIFLSLFGGLFRA from the coding sequence ATGGAGAATATCATCAGCTATTTCGGTACATTTACTCCTGCCGCAGATGGTGCCATCGCATCATTCAAGTTCGAGTATCTCTGTACGCTGGGGTTTGCAGCCATCGTTATTTTCTGCGGCCGCGCCATTGTCGCCCGTTCCGCAGCCCTGCGCAAATACGCAATCCCGGCTCCCGTTGTTTCCGGTATCATTTTTTCCATTATTATTTCCATCATCAAGGCTTCCGGCACCTTAAGCATTACCTTTGATGCCACCCTGATGAAAGACCTGACACAGAATATCTTCTTCCTCTGCGTCGGCTTCGGCTTCAGTGCCAAGATGCTGCGCCATGCAGGCGGCAAGCTCTGCGTCATGATCGCCCTTGCGGCATGTATCCTGATTACCTGCCAGAACATCCTCGGTATCGCCATCGCCCAGGTGATCGGCATGAACCCGCTTCTGGCTCTCCAGTGTTCCTCCGCTTCCATGTCCGGCGGCGTCGGAACGGCTTCTGCCTTCGGCCCGATCTTTGAGGAATGGGGCGCAGCCAATGCCACAAGCGTCGGCGTTGCCGCAGGTACTCTCGGAAACGTCATGGGTTCCTTAATCGGCGGCCCGGTTGCTGCTTTCCTGATCGCAAAGCACGGTTTAAAGTCTGATCCCAACGACAAACCGGAAGCACAGGCAACCGGAAAGGTCATCGAGTTAAACAACACCAACATGATCATGATGTTCGCCATGACCCTTTTAATCGCAGCACTCGGCATGCCGATCTACTGCCTGCTTGACAACATCCCGATGATCGAGATGCCGAAATTCATCGGCTGTCTGTTCGCCGGCGCCATCGCCCGCAACGTCATGGAAGCTGCCGGAATTAAATTCTATGTTCCGGAAGTAGAAGCCATCGAGCACATGTTCCTGGAGCTTTACCTGGCACTTGTCCTTATGACCACAGACTTCGTTGCCCTTGCACCGCTGGCAGGTCAGATGGGAATCATCCTTCTGGCACAGGCAATCTTCATTGCCATCTTCGGTATTTTCGTATCCTTCAACATGTTCGGACGCGATTACGGCGCAGCCGTTATGACCGCCGGCAACATCGGTTGGGGCTGCGGTTCCGGTTCCAACGCCGTAGCAAACGAGAAAGCCCTGATGGATCAGTACGGATGGCACACGATTGCATGGGTTCTGTATCCATCCTTCGCCGTTATCATCGACGATATTTACAATCCGATCTTCCTTTCCCTGTTCGGAGGATTGTTCAGAGCTTAA
- a CDS encoding Txe/YoeB family addiction module toxin, with product MNKVFTDNGWKDCVYCLTKDRKTLKKINQLLDDISRNGKEGIGKPEPLVGNLSGYWSRRINDKERLIYKIDESNIYILACRYHYSDS from the coding sequence ATGAATAAAGTATTTACGGATAATGGCTGGAAAGATTGTGTGTACTGTCTGACGAAGGACCGAAAAACTTTGAAAAAAATCAACCAGCTGCTTGACGATATCTCAAGAAACGGAAAGGAAGGAATTGGAAAACCGGAGCCGTTGGTTGGAAATTTGTCTGGTTATTGGAGCCGGCGAATCAATGACAAAGAACGTCTGATTTATAAAATTGATGAATCGAATATTTATATTCTGGCGTGCAGGTATCACTATTCTGATTCATAA